The following proteins are encoded in a genomic region of Hippopotamus amphibius kiboko isolate mHipAmp2 chromosome 8, mHipAmp2.hap2, whole genome shotgun sequence:
- the IRS1 gene encoding insulin receptor substrate 1, translating into MASPPETDSFSDVRKVGYLRKPKSMHKRFFVLRAASEAGGPARLEYYENEKKWRHKSSAPKRSIPLESCFNINKRADSKNKHLVALYTRDEHFAIAADSEAEQDSWYQALLQLHNRAKGHHDGAAAPGAGGGGGSCSGSSGLGEAGEDLSYGDVPPGPAFKEVWQVILKPKGLGQTKNLIGIYRLCLTSKTISFVKLNSEAAAVVLQLMNIRRCGHSENFFFIEVGRSAVTGPGEFWMQVDDSVVAQNMHETILEAMRAMSDEFRPRSKSQSSSNCSNPISVPLRRHHLNNPPPSQVGLTRRSRTESITATSPASLVGGKQGSFRVRASSDGEGTMSRPASVDGSPVSPSTNRTHAHRHRGSSRLHPPLNHSRSIPMPSSRCSPSATSPVSLSSSSTSGHGSTSDCLFPRRSSASVSGSPSDGGFISSDEYGSSPCDFRSSFRSVTPDSLGHTPPARGEEELSNYICMGGKGTSTLTAPNGHYILPRGGNGHRYIPGAGLGTSPALTGDEAASAADLDNRFRKRTHSAGTSPTISHQKTPSQSSVASIEEYTEMMPAYPPGGGSGGRVPSYRHSAFVPTHSYPEEGLEIHPLERRAGHHRTDTSNLHTDDGYMPMSPGVAPVPGSRKGSGDYMPMSPKSVSAPQQIINPIRRHPQRVDPNGYMMMSPSGSCSPDIGGGPSSGGSSGAGPSGSSYGKLWTNGVGGHHSHALPHPKLPVESSSGKLLSCTGDYMNMSPVGDSNTSSPSDCYYGPEDPQHKPVLSYYSLPRSFKHTQRPGELEESTRHQHLRLSSSSGRLLYAAAAEDSSSSTSSDSLGGGYCAARPELGLPHLHHQVLQPHLPRKVDTAAQTNNRLARPTRLSLGDPKASTLPRAREQQQQTPLLHPPEPKSPGEYVNIEFGSDQPGYLSGPVASHSSPSVRCPSQLQPAPREEETGAEEYMNMDLGPGRRATWQESTGVQPSRVGPAPPGAASVCRPTRAVPSSRGDYMTMQMGCPRQSYVDTSPIAPISYADMRTGIVVEEASLPGATAATPSSSLTASASSAAPQGAGELAARSSLLGGPQGPGGLSAFTRVNLSPNRNQSAKVIRADPQGCRRRHSSETFSSTPSATRADNTVPFGAGAAAGGSSSTEDVKRHSSASFENVWLRPGELGGAPKELAQVCGAAGGLENGLNYIDLDLVKDFKQRPQERPPQPQPPPPPPPHQPLGGSESGSTEDLSAYASISFQEPPEDLQ; encoded by the coding sequence ATGGCGAGCCCTCCCGAGACCGACAGCTTCTCGGACGTGCGCAAGGTGGGCTACCTGCGCAAACCCAAGAGTATGCACAAGCGATTCTTCGTGCTGCGGGCGGCCAGCGAGGCTGGGGGCCCGGCGCGCCTCGAGTACTACGAGAACGAGAAGAAGTGGCGGCACAAGTCGAGCGCCCCCAAACGCTCGATCCCCCTCGAGAGCTGCTTCAACATCAACAAGCGGGCGGACTCCAAGAACAAGCACCTGGTGGCCCTCTATACCCGGGACGAGCACTTCGCCATCGCGGCAGACAGCGAGGCGGAGCAGGACAGCTGGTACCAGGCCCTCCTGCAGCTGCACAACCGTGCCAAGGGCCACCACGACGGGGCCGCGGCCCCTGGGGCGGGAGGTGgcgggggcagctgcagtggcagCTCCGGCCTCGGCGAGGCTGGGGAGGACTTGAGCTATGGGGACGTGCCCCCAGGTCCCGCCTTCAAGGAGGTCTGGCAGGTGATCCTGAAACCCAAGGGCCTGGGTCAGACAAAGAACCTGATTGGCATCTACCGCCTCTGCCTGACCAGCAAGACCATCAGCTTCGTGAAGCTGAACTCGGAGGCAGCGGCTGTGGTGCTGCAGCTGATGAACATCAGGCGCTGTGGCCACTCAGAGAACTTCTTCTTCATCGAAGTGGGCCGTTCTGCAGTGACGGGACCCGGGGAGTTCTGGATGCAGGTGGATGACTCTGTGGTGGCCCAGAACATGCACGAGACAATCCTGGAGGCCATGCGGGCCATGAGCGATGAGTTCCGCCCTCGAAGCAAGAGCCAGTCCTCCTCTAACTGCTCCAACCCCATCAGTGTCCCCCTGCGCAGGCACCACCTCAACAACCCTCCACCTAGCCAGGTGGGGCTGACCCGCCGCTCGCGCACAGAGAGCATCACTGCCACCTCCCCGGCCAGCTTGGTGGGAGGGAAGCAGGGCTCCTTTCGGGTCCGTGCCTCTAGTGATGGAGAAGGCACCATGTCTCGCCCGGCCTCTGTGGACGGCAGTCCTGTGAGTCCTAGCACCAACAGGACTCACGCCCACCGGCATCGAGGCAGCTCCCGGCTGCATCCGCCTCTCAACCACAGCCGCTCCATCCCCATGCCTTCTTCTCGCTGCTCGCCTTCGGCCACCAGCCCCGTCAGTTTGTCGTCCAGCAGCACCAGTGGCCACGGCTCCACCTCGGACTGTCTCTTCCCGCGGCGGTCTAGCGCTTCTGTGTCTGGTTCCCCCAGTGATGGCGGTTTCATCTCCTCGGATGAGTATGGCTCCAGTCCCTGCGACTTCCGAAGTTCCTTCCGCAGCGTCACTCCGGATTCCCTGGGCCACACCCCGCCGGCCCGCGGGGAGGAGGAGCTGAGCAACTACATCTGCATGGGTGGCAAGGGGACCTCCACCCTCACGGCCCCCAATGGTCACTACATTTTGCCTCGGGGTGGCAACGGTCACCGCTACATCCCAGGAGCTGGCTTGGGTACGAGCCCAGCCCTGACAGGGGATGAAGCAGCCAGTGCTGCTGATCTGGATAATCGGTTCCGAAAGCGGACTCACTCTGCTGGCACATCGCCTACCATTTCCCACCAGAAgaccccatcccagtcctctgtGGCTTCCATTGAGGAATATACCGAGATGATGCCTGCCTACCCACCAGGAGGTGGCAGTGGAGGCCGAGTGCCCAGCTACCGGCACTCCGCCTTCGTGCCCACCCACTCCTACCCAGAGGAGGGTCTGGAAATACACCCCTTGGAGCGGCGTGCGGGCCACCACCGCACAGACACCTCCAACCTCCACACCGATGATGGCTATATGCCCATGTCCCCAGGGGTGGCCCCAGTGCCTGGCAGCCGAAAGGGCAGTGGGGACTACATGCCCATGAGCCCCAAGAGCGTGTCTGCCCCGCAGCAGATCATCAACCCCATCAGACGCCATCCTCAGAGAGTGGACCCCAATGGCTACATGATGATGTCCCCAAGTGGCAGCTGCTCTCCTGACATTGGAGGTGGGCCCAGCAGTGGCGGCAGCAGCGGCGCCGGCCCTTCTGGAAGCAGCTATGGCAAGCTCTGGACGAATGGGGTAGGGGGCCACCACTCTCACGCCCTGCCACACCCCAAGCTCCCCGTGGAGAGCAGCAGTGGCAAGCTCTTGTCTTGTACAGGTGACTACATGAACATGTCGCCAGTGGGGGACTCCAACACCAGCAGCCCTTCCGACTGCTACTACGGCCCTGAGGACCCCCAGCACAAGCCAGTCCTCTCCTACTACTCACTGCCAAGGTCCTTTAAGCACACCCAGCGCCCGGGGGAGCTGGAGGAGAGCACCCGGCACCAGCATCTCCGCCTTTCCTCCAGTTCTGGTCGACTCCTCTATGCTGCGGCAGCGGAAGATTCCTCCTCATCCACCAGCAGCGACAGCCTGGGCGGGGGATACTGCGCGGCTAGGCCGGAGCTCGGCCTCCCGCATCTCCACCATCAGGTCCTGCAGCCTCATCTGCCTCGGAAGGTGGACACAGCTGCCCAGACCAACAACCGCCTGGCTCGGCCCACAAGGCTGTCCCTAGGGGATCCCAAGGCCAGCACCTTACCTCGGGCGcgagagcagcagcagcagacgcCCCTGCTGCACCCTCCGGAACCCAAGAGCCCCGGGGAATATGTGAATATTGAATTTGGGAGCGATCAGCCGGGCTACTTATCAGGCCCGGTGGCGTCCCACAGCTCACCTTCTgtcaggtgtccatcccagctcCAGCCAGCTCCCAGAGAGGAGGAGACTGGCGCGGAAGAGTACATGAACATGGACCTGGGGCCGGGCCGGAGGGCGACCTGGCAGGAGAGCACCGGGGTCCAGCCGAGCAGGGTGGGCCCGGCGCCCCCCGGAGCTGCTAGCGTGTGCAGACCGACCCGGGCAGTGCCCAGCAGCCGGGGTGACTACATGACCATGCAGATGGGTTGTCCCCGGCAGAGCTACGTGGACACCTCGCCAATCGCCCCCATCAGCTATGCCGACATGCGGACCGGCATCGTTGTGGAGGAGGCCAGCCTGCCTGGGGCCACCGCGGCCACGCCCTCCTCATCCTTGACGGCCTCTGCTTCCTCCGCTGCGCCTCAAGGAGCAGGGGAGCTGGCGGCTCGCTCTTCCCTGCTGGGGGGCCCGCAGGGACCCGGGGGCCTGAGCGCCTTCACACGGGTGAACCTCAGTCCCAACCGTAACCAGAGTGCCAAAGTGATCCGTGCCGACCCGCAAGGGTGCAGGAGGCGGCACAGTTCCGAGACCTTCTCCTCGACGCCCAGTGCCACCCGGGCGGACAACACGGTGCCCTTCGGAGCGGGGGCTGCAGCCGGGGGCAGCAGCAGCACCGAGGATGTGAAACGCCACAGTTCTGCTTCCTTCGAGAACGTGTGGCTGAGGCCTGGGGAGCTCGGGGGAGCCCCCAAAGAACTAGCCCAAGTGTGCGGGGCTGCTGGGGGTTTGGAGAATGGTCTTAACTACATAGACCTGGATTTGGTCAAGGACTTCAAACAGCGCCCTCAGGAGCGCCCCCCGCAACCGCAGcctcctccacccccgccccctcatCAGCCTCTGGGCGGTAGTGAGAGCGGCTCCACCGAGGATTTAAGCGCCTATGCCAGCATCAGTTTCCAGGAGCCCCCGGAGGACCTCCAGTAG